ACGTTGTTCGGTGGCTTTCAGATAAGGGAGTTATGCAATGAACATTCGCAAGGAAATTCGAGCAATGACGGCTGCGGAGAAGCTCGAATTTACATTGACGTTACTGGAGATGAAGAAAAGTGGTGCTTATGACAAATATGTTCATTGGCATCATGAAGTCATGGTCCCCACGGTCTATCCAAATGAACCTCAAGACCCCAACTACCGTAATGGTGCTCATCGTGGCCCGGCATTCTTGCCGTGGCATCGTGAAATGTTGATGCAGTTTGAGAAGGACCTTCAAGCCATCAAGCCAGATATTACGCTGCCTTATTGGAACTGGACCCTGGACGCGCAAGCTCCGGAGCTTTCACCCCTGTGGGACCAGGGCTTCCTGGGTGGCAATGGCGACGCTGCTGATGAGTTTCGGGTGCAGGATGGGGTCTTTGCCCATAAATATGGGAATTGGAACGTGCCTTCTTACCCGAACGAAGGGTTGCCTGGGCCTGGGTTAAAGCGTCAGTTCGGCACAGTGATCGGCTCATTGCCCACCGAAGACGATTTGAGAATGGCTATGAGCGAGGCGCTTTATGACGAGCCGAATTACAATTCGGGGCCGTTCACCCGAGGGTTCAGAAACCGTCTGGAAGGCTGGATCGTGAAACGTGGTGACCCGAATGTCGTTACGCTCGGCTCGCAATTGCATAACCGAGTACATCTTTGGGTAGGGGGCAATATGTTACCCATGACCTCGCCCGACGATCCGGTTTTTTTCCTGCATCACTGCTTCGTCGACAAGATCTGGGCGGACTGGCAGGCGCAGAAAATGCTGGATGAACCGGATCTTGCCCCGCATTACTGCCCCATGGAGCAAGGCCCGCCCGGGCACAACTATGAGGATGTGCTCAAACCATGGACTCGGCGTATCAGCGAAGTGATGGATATTACGACGTTAGGCTACAGCTATGCACCAAGCCGACCATTGACGAAAAGTCCTTTTAAATCGCCTTTCATGGCGTGACCACTGCCTGTCGCTCCCGCGCTTTGGCTGCGGGAGTGGCGCTTACTCCTGCCCGATCGACTCCAAAAATTCCGACCGTTCATCACTCATCCGCGCCAGGCAGTCGTTCTGCGCAATCGCGTAGTCCTTGGTGCCGGGCTTGGCCGGGAAGGTGTCCACGGCGCAATCGGCATCCCGCAGTTTTTCCCACTTCTGCTGGGCATCCTTCAGACGAGCGGTAATGTCGGCCAGTTGGGTCTTGTTGCTGCCATAGGTCGAACCCATGCGTTCGAGCAGGCTCTGGTAGTTG
The sequence above is drawn from the Pseudomonas quebecensis genome and encodes:
- a CDS encoding tyrosinase family protein; amino-acid sequence: MNIRKEIRAMTAAEKLEFTLTLLEMKKSGAYDKYVHWHHEVMVPTVYPNEPQDPNYRNGAHRGPAFLPWHREMLMQFEKDLQAIKPDITLPYWNWTLDAQAPELSPLWDQGFLGGNGDAADEFRVQDGVFAHKYGNWNVPSYPNEGLPGPGLKRQFGTVIGSLPTEDDLRMAMSEALYDEPNYNSGPFTRGFRNRLEGWIVKRGDPNVVTLGSQLHNRVHLWVGGNMLPMTSPDDPVFFLHHCFVDKIWADWQAQKMLDEPDLAPHYCPMEQGPPGHNYEDVLKPWTRRISEVMDITTLGYSYAPSRPLTKSPFKSPFMA
- a CDS encoding lysozyme inhibitor LprI family protein — its product is MKSIFLALALIATGVHAAEDTDNTPCDGIENDKQTLECATYNKTTAEQLLKDNYQSLLERMGSTYGSNKTQLADITARLKDAQQKWEKLRDADCAVDTFPAKPGTKDYAIAQNDCLARMSDERSEFLESIGQE